A window of the Corallococcus exiguus genome harbors these coding sequences:
- the hisN gene encoding histidinol-phosphatase — MNADPRDLMEAAADVARKAGDVALDFFRRGIAVDTKSDGTPVTVADRTAEWTAREWLEARFPEDGILGEEFGESRPGAKRRWILDPIDGTKTFIRGVPLWGTLVAVAEGETILAGAAYFPAVNELVVASPGLGCFWNGSAARVSDQDSLAQSVVLVTDERFLQNPAKGAAWKELSRQASLSRTWGDCYGYLLVATGRAEVMVDEGLSPWDAAALQPIIEEAGGVFTDWKGTRTAFGGDGIATNAALSKRVREVLRSGVQP; from the coding sequence ATGAACGCGGACCCGCGAGACTTGATGGAGGCCGCCGCCGACGTGGCGCGCAAGGCCGGTGACGTGGCGCTGGACTTCTTCCGGCGCGGCATCGCCGTGGACACCAAGAGCGACGGCACGCCCGTGACGGTGGCGGACCGCACCGCCGAGTGGACCGCCCGCGAATGGTTGGAGGCGCGCTTCCCCGAGGACGGCATCCTGGGCGAGGAGTTCGGCGAGTCCCGGCCGGGCGCGAAGCGCCGGTGGATATTGGATCCCATCGACGGCACGAAGACGTTCATCCGGGGCGTACCGCTGTGGGGCACGCTGGTCGCAGTGGCGGAAGGGGAGACCATCCTCGCGGGCGCGGCCTACTTCCCGGCCGTGAACGAGCTGGTCGTCGCGTCCCCGGGCCTGGGCTGTTTCTGGAACGGATCCGCGGCGCGCGTGTCGGATCAGGACTCGCTGGCGCAGTCCGTGGTGCTCGTCACCGACGAGCGCTTCCTCCAGAACCCCGCGAAGGGCGCGGCGTGGAAGGAGCTGTCGCGGCAGGCGTCCCTCTCCCGCACGTGGGGCGACTGCTACGGCTATCTCCTCGTCGCCACCGGCCGCGCGGAGGTCATGGTGGACGAAGGACTGTCGCCCTGGGACGCGGCGGCCCTGCAGCCCATCATCGAGGAGGCCGGCGGCGTCTTCACCGACTGGAAGGGCACGCGCACGGCGTTCGGCGGTGATGGCATCGCCACCAACGCTGCGCTGTCCAAGCGCGTGCGCGAGGTGCTGCGCTCGGGAGTCCAGCCATGA